GTGCCCACGGTTTCGGCCGCCCAGGTGAAGGAAAAGCTGGACCGGGGGGACGACTTTGTGCTGCTGGATGTGCGCACGCCGCAGCAGTATGCCGCCAAGCACATCGAGGACGACCGGGTGTTGCTGGTAACCCTGGGCGATATGCGCCAGCGGCTGGCTGACATCCCGCGGGACAAAGAGATTGTTACCCTGTGCGCCATGGGCTCCCGGGCCTATGAGGCACTGCGCATTTTAAAGGGTGCCGGTTTTGAGAACGTCAAGCTGATGGAAGGCGGTCTGCAGGCCTGGCCTTATGAAATAGACTGAACCAACAGTAAAGGAGCTTATTGCACTGCCGAGTAAGCTTGCCTACTGCGGGCCGGGCGAGGGCGGGTGTAATATGGCACTGAAGAGAAGCCACCTGTTTTACGGGTGGCTTTTTTGTGTTTGCCCGGCATATTTTTCCATGCACTTTAATACTTTTAGTAAAAAGTACCTGGAAGAGAGGGAGCGGAGCAATGAGCAGTTTACCCGCTGGTGAGGCAAAGGTTTCACTGGCGCGTTGCGGGAAGGAAATTGAAGCCATACTGCCGCCTGTTCTGCGCGATGTGCTGCGCGGGCTGCCGCTCGAAATGTGGCAGAACCTGGAGGAAATTCGCCTGCGGGCGGGCAGACCGTTGCAGGTACGGCTGCGCGATCGCGATCTGTGGCTGACAGAGCGGGGAGAGACGGTGGATGATTATGAGCGTGCCTATATAGTGGAGCCCGACGATGTGGCGTGCTGTCTGCAAATGGTGAGCGGTTTTTCCCTTTATGCCTTTGAAGAAGAGATGCGCAGCGGTTTTATCACCATTCCCGGCGGGCACCGCGTGGGGCTTACGGGGCGGACGGTACTGGAGAACCAGCAAATCAAAACGTTAAAATATATCACCGGGCTGAATATCCGGGTGGCCCGGCAGGTATGCGGCGCGGCCACCCCCCTGCTGCCTCATCTGCTGGACAGGCAGCACATGTCCATTTACCACACCATGCTTTTTTCCCCTCCCCGTTGTGGTAAAACGACAGTTTTGCGCGATTTGGTCCGCCTGGTCAGCAGTGGCGTGCCTGAGCACAATTTGCCCGGTCATCACGTTGGTCTGGTGGACGAGCGCTCGGAAATTGCCGGGTGTTATAAAGGTATGCCGCAGCTGGATGTGGGGCCCCGCACCGATGTGCTGGATGGATGTCCCAAAGGGGAGGGGATGCTGCTTCTGCTACGGGCCATGTCCCCGCAGGTGCTGGTCACTGATGAGATCGGCCGGCGGGGTGATGTGGCAGCCCTGGAAGAAGTGGTCAACGCCGGAGTGAAAGTGATTTTTACCGTGCACGGCCGGTCGCTGGAGGAAAT
This window of the Desulfurispora thermophila DSM 16022 genome carries:
- the spoIIIAA gene encoding stage III sporulation protein AA, whose translation is MSSLPAGEAKVSLARCGKEIEAILPPVLRDVLRGLPLEMWQNLEEIRLRAGRPLQVRLRDRDLWLTERGETVDDYERAYIVEPDDVACCLQMVSGFSLYAFEEEMRSGFITIPGGHRVGLTGRTVLENQQIKTLKYITGLNIRVARQVCGAATPLLPHLLDRQHMSIYHTMLFSPPRCGKTTVLRDLVRLVSSGVPEHNLPGHHVGLVDERSEIAGCYKGMPQLDVGPRTDVLDGCPKGEGMLLLLRAMSPQVLVTDEIGRRGDVAALEEVVNAGVKVIFTVHGRSLEEIMARPALQYLLGLKVIERLVQLGRSRGPGTVERVIDGKTLRVLG